GTGGTGGGAGCCGGACACTGGCGCGGCGAAGGCATGGCGCTGGTCGAGGCGATTGACTAGCTCTATCGGGGGATCGACATGACAGCACCACGCGACAAACTCGGGCGTCCCGTTGTCGTCGTCACCGGCATGGGCATCACGACCTCGCTCGGTGCCGGCAAGGCCGACAATTGGTCAAAACTGGTCGCGGGCGAATCCGGCATTCGCACCATCACGCGCTTTCCGATCGACGGCCTGAAGACTACGATGGCCGGCACGGTGGATTTCGTCAGCGTCGATCCGTTCTCCTCCACCGGTCTGTCCGAGCGGATGGCCGAGCTCGTCACCCAGGAAGCGCTGGAGCAGGCCGGCATCGGCGGCAAGGGCGATTTTCCGGGTCCCCTCTTTCTCGCCGTTGCGCCGGTCGAGGTCGAGTGGCCGCAGCGTCGCGAGCTTGGCCGCGCCGTCGGCGCGCCTGACTTCACCTATGACGATCTCTTGCGCATCTCCGGCGGCGGCAAGTACAGCGCCTATCACCACCGCTTCATGTTCGGCTCGGTCGCTGCCCACCTCGCCGAAACCTTTGGCACCAAGGGCTCGCCGATCTCGCTGTCGACGGCGTGCGCATCCGGAGCCACCTCGATCCAGCTCGGCGTCGAGGCGATCCGCCGTGGCGAGACCGATGCCGCGCTGTGCGTCGCCACCGACGGCACCGTGAATCCGGAAGCGCTGGTGCGTTTCTCGCTGCTCTCGGCGCTGTCGACCCAGAACGATCCGCCGCAGGCGGCCTCTCGCCCCTTCTCTAAGAACCGCGACGGCTTTGTCATGGCCGAAGGCGCAGGCGCGCTGGTGCTGGAGAGCTATGAAGCGGCGACCGCGCGTGGCGC
This portion of the Bradyrhizobium diazoefficiens genome encodes:
- a CDS encoding beta-ketoacyl-ACP synthase gives rise to the protein MTAPRDKLGRPVVVVTGMGITTSLGAGKADNWSKLVAGESGIRTITRFPIDGLKTTMAGTVDFVSVDPFSSTGLSERMAELVTQEALEQAGIGGKGDFPGPLFLAVAPVEVEWPQRRELGRAVGAPDFTYDDLLRISGGGKYSAYHHRFMFGSVAAHLAETFGTKGSPISLSTACASGATSIQLGVEAIRRGETDAALCVATDGTVNPEALVRFSLLSALSTQNDPPQAASRPFSKNRDGFVMAEGAGALVLESYEAATARGAKILGVIAGCGELTDSFHRTRSSPDGKPIIGCMNKTLADAGMTPDQIDHINAHGTATPENDKMEYNTTSAVFGDLLQKIPVTSNKSMVGHTISAAGAVEAIFSLLTLEHQRIPPTINYDNPDPTILFDVVGNKARDARVTAVMSNSFGFGGQNASLILTREPA